One Oncorhynchus mykiss isolate Arlee chromosome 9, USDA_OmykA_1.1, whole genome shotgun sequence genomic window, TTAGATAGGCCAGTGTTTATGTTTCTCCCCCCCCACACGCACACAGCtaatgctaacacacacacacacacacacacacacacacacacacacacatacacacacacacacagctaatgcTTTTAACTGGCATAATAGATAGGCTGGAGCTTACATAAAGCTGTAGTCGCTTGGTGCTGCAATTCCAAAAGTTGTTCAGGCCTGTCCTTGCcctttttaccccccccccccccccccccccccccacacacacacagacacattctcTTGGTATAACAGGACAGGGTGACTCCCAGAACATGTGGACAAAGAGAGGAagactgttaataaatggaatgCCCGTGTGTGTCTTCCTTTCGTACTTTCTGACAAAAGTTCCAGAACGCCATCTTATGTAGACTATATTATTGACTTTCTCACAGACTCCTCTTAGGTGATggcattaagtgtgtgtgtgtgtgtgtgtgtgttgtgactatctagggaaagggggatacctagtgcAACTGAATgcatcttccacatttaacccgacctctttgagtcagagaggtgcggagggctgcTTTAATCAACGTCCACATCATCGGTGTCCGAGGAGAAGTTGTGGTTTGGGGGTTAActggggcagaacggcagatttgttcaccttgccagctcggggattcgaaccagcaacctttcggttacttaaCCGCTAAGCTACCTACCTCCCCTAAACTGAGCTGTGAGCATTTTTTTGTGAACGTGTATGCGTGTTTCtgtttatgtgtctgtgtgtgtatgcgtgtgtctgtgtgtgtgtgtgtgtgtgtgtgtttgtgtgtgtgtgtgtgtgtgtctgtgtgtctgtgtgtgtgcagtgcggctgtttgtgtatctgtgtgtgtgtctgtgtctgtgtgtgtgtctgtgtgtgtgtgtgtctgtgtctgtgtgtgtgcagtgcggctgtttgtgtgtctgtgtgtgtatgcgtgtgtctgtgtgtgtgtgtgtctgtgtttgtttgtgtgtatgcgtgtgtcttgtgtgtgtgtgtgtgtctgtgtgtgtgtgtgtacagtgcggCTGTTTGTGTGTCCACTCTGATTCAGAGTTGGTATTCCTGTCATGTTCCTCATCATTCCCTGATGGAGTGTTCATGAGGGAGGGGATGTCATTTCCCCTGGTTACCACCtaatttcctgtctctctctaccgcgACGCAGCAGAAATCCCTGACTGCTTAAAGAGGCTACCATTCAAatcttctcttccttcttttcctacCTTAAAATGTTTCAAACCATGTGTGGAATACAGTAAGGCAGAAAAACCATGTGTGGAATACAGTAAGGCAGATTAACCGTGTGTGGAATACAGTAAGACAGATTAACCGTGTGTGGAATACAGTAAAGCAGATTAACCATGTGTGGAATACAGTAAGGCAGACTAACCATGTGTGGAATACAGTAAGGCAGATTAACCGTGTGTGGAATACAGTAAGGCAGATTAACCGTGTGTGGAATACAGTAAGGCAGATTAACCATGTGTGGAATACAGTAAGGCAGACTAACCATGTGTGGAATACAGTAAGGCAGATTAACCATGTGTGGAATACAGTAAGGCAGATTAACCATGTGTGGAATACAGTAAAGCAGACAAACCATGTGTGGAATACAGTAAAGCAGACAAACCATGTGTGGAATACAGTAAGGCAGAAAAACCATGTGTGGAATACAGTAAAGCAGATTAACCATGTGTGGAATACAGTAAGGCAGATTAACCATGTGTGGAATACAGTAAGGCAGACTAACCATGTGTGGAATACAGTAAGGCAGATTAACCATGTGTGGAATACAGTAAGGCAGACAAACCATGTGTGGAATACAGTAAAGCAGATTAACCATGTGTGGAATACAGTAAAGCAGATTAACCATGTGTGGAATACAGTAAGGCAGAACAACCATGTGTGGAATACAGTAAAGCAGATTAACCATGTGTGGAATACAGCAAAGCAGATTAACCATGTGTGGAATACAGTAAGGCAGACCAACCATGTGTGGAATACAGTAAGGCAGATAAAACTCACTGGAAGATTTAGTGCAACTAGGATTCTATTTCAAAGAGACCAGGTTTAGAGGGTAacattcctccctctctacccctccctctccccctcccctcccctccctcccttgctccctcttcccctccctctctcttgctccctctccccctctctccacctctctctcaccctccctctccccctctctccacctctctctccccctccctctacacAGTGATCTGTCTATCCAGTGGAATCAGCTCTCCAGACACTACTCCACAGACCACAGCAGTTCTttaggtttgatttgatttgaacacaatCTAACCACACATGCGTTTACAATAATAGAGGATAATGTTTAACATCGGATTTACATTATGATCCTTGTTTTAGGTAGCATGGAGAGCCTGGAGCCTCCTAGCAGCCAAGTGTACTACGATTCCCAGAATTCACCAGTGGACCCTGCCATCTTCAACAACAAGAGGGACTACAATTCCCCTGTTGACCCCGGCATCTTCAACAACAAGAGAGACTACAATTCCCAGAATTCCACAGTGGACCCTGCCATCTTTAACAACAAGAGAGACTACGATTCTCAGAATTCCCCAGTGGACCCTGTCATCTTCAACAACAAGAGAGACTACGATTCCCAGAATTCCCCTGTCGACCCTGTCATCTTCAACAACAAGAGAGACTCTGCCTATAGTTCTTTTTCAGCTAGTTCTAATACGTCTGACTATACTGTCTCACTGAGGCCTGGTGAAGCCTGTTCCATGGACAATATCCTCCAGAGCCTGGGGCCAGGGGGGCCCACCAGCCAGGGGTATGCCTGCGGCGATGCACCGTCCCTGGGGAGGGAGTCAGGCGAGCCCCAAGATGAGACCAGGACCTCTGCCTTACTAAAGTCTGGGTCGCTGACCAGACCAAGAGTGAGGCGGCCAGAAGTGAAGGAAAGACCATCTTCATACTGTTATGAGGacgagaggaggaagggagaaggggagatgggtggaggagaaggggaaagggaggTTTCGAGTCCCCCCCAGCCACCGACCAGGAAGGACAGTTTCAGGGCCACCCGGGGTTGCTCCGGGGTCACAGATGTCAAAGTACAACGATGCATCCCTGACCCCGTCGGAATTCCCAGCCTCTCCCATTGCTATGCCGAAGACGATGACGACAATCTTCTGAACATTCCGGGCGTTCCGGGCAACAACGGCTATCCTGCTACTAGTGAGACGTCAAAGACTGAGGGAAACAGAAATGGAAACAGGGTTGGGAATTTCAAAGGTGATTCCTTAGAGCAGTACTACACCCTCATCTCCAAGAAAAAAAGTTCCCGTAAGGACAGCAACTCAGTGATCCAGAATAGCCACCCAGAccccctttcccccctcctccctgcttcAGAGATAAGCTCCACTTCTCCCATTTCAAGCCCCGGCCCTCCTGACACCTCCATAGATCCAGAACCCTTAGGGGAGCCCAGCCACCTCCTCCCCCAGAACAAGCACTCCTCATTAGGTCTCTACAGACACAGCGCCCCAGAGAAACTCTTGTCCCAGCTACGTCTCCTAGAGTTCTCCAGCGACCCCTCAGACCCTTCAGACCGTAGCTCCGCCTCCCCCTCCAGCTCCCAGTGGTCTCATTCCCCCTTTCACCCCACCAGAGAGAACCTATCTGAGGATCTAGGTAGTAACAACGCCCCTGTCCAACTCCAGCAGAACCAGGGGAAATGGGGAGAGGGtgctggaggaggagggagtcgCTGCTCTTCCCCAGGATTGGTGAACATCGATGGGGTTAGAGAGGCAAGGGAGATGGGATTGGTGGTAGGGGGGGCTGctgctactctcctctctcccatccagcTCCAACACCCCTGGGCTAGGTCATTGAGTGTACCAGGGTCAGAGAAGCCTTCTGGAGGCTGTAACCAGGGAGGAGTGAGCTCTGAGCGGGTACGGAAGACAGACTTTGGGCCTCTCAGTGCTGCAGCAAGTGTGGATAGCCTAATTGAGGAgaatctgagaggaggaggaagagaagaaagaagaggagaaagagaggatgatgatgatggagaggTGCTGATGAAGAAACCCAGGAGTCACCGTTCGTCCCGGTCACGCCGCCGCAGCGAACGCTTCGCCACCAACCTCCGAAATGAGATCCAGCGCAAGAAAGCTCAGCTGTCGAAAAGCAAAGGCCCAGGAGGTTTGCTCTACGGCGGGGAGACGGTCGAGGAAGAAGAAGGTCCTGACCTGGAGGACCTCCAGAGGGAAGAGGCTGACGATCTCAAGGAAAGGTGCTCCCAGGAAAGGTGCTCCGAAGGCAGGTACACCTCGTCGGATGACAGCCGATCAGCTCCAGCCCCTGGAAGTCTATTGGCCTCTACTTCCACACCCCAGCTCTACCAGCTGTCCCCAACCCCAGTTTCAGCTCTGCAACCCCTCCGGGATGAAGATCCTGAACCACCAGAGGACAAAGACCAAGCGTCAGACCCATCCAGGACCACCCAGAGGTTGATTCCAGCCATGCCCAGCTGCGATGTGGGAACCCAGGTGGTGGAGGAGCAAGATCCAGCTGGGTTGGCTCGTCGATGGAGGTGGACGCCCGAACACCATCTCCAACTGGAAATGGACACCGACCGTCAGGGCGAGAGGGTTACAGGGGCCCTGGGGTTATCAGGACGAGGAAGAgcaacctcctcctcttcctccaccaccactcGTTCTTCTCGTACGGAGGAGTGCGATGTTCTTCCTTTCGCGGATCGTTGTAAGTTCTTTGAGGAGACCAGTAGGAGTATGTCTGTGTGGAATCTACCAGGCCTGACGAGTCGAAGACAGAGGCCAGATAGACACGGGAGGCAGCCTCATCCATCCACGCTGGAGAACCAGGGAGGGGGCTACGGACAGGGAAAAGCCCAGCGGAGGTACTCGTACCAGGGGGGAATCCAGAAGGAAAGTCCCCTATCGATTACAACCATGGAGACccggagggggagagaaaaggagagggagagagagaaggagggggagagagcgaaagagagggagagagagaaggagagggagagagagaaggagggggagagagcgaaagagagggagagagagaaggagagggagagagcgaaagagagggagagagagaaggagagggagagagaaaaggagagggagagagaaaaggagagggagagagaaaaggagagggagtgGGAAAGAGCGAAGAAAAGGGaggacagagcaagagagagggagatggcgcttgaaagggagagagagcgggagagagaggagcagagactATGCGAAGAGAAGgctagactgagagagagggagagagaaagagagaaggagattgAGCTGGCGAGGGAAtgtgagagggagatagagagacaaggagagagggagagagagtcactcAGTACAGCTCGGGACCTCTACAACACTCGGACTCAGCCCCAGGCATACCAGAAGAACCAGACCCACTCCTGCCCCCATCTCCAAGCCCAGATAGAGGCCCCTCATTCAGCCTTCCACCCTGTCAACACCCCTCTCCTACAGGACAACCAGGCTCCACATCAGGGGTACCTACAATATGGCTACACACCAACAGAGGCAAGTATAGGCTACTGTTATAGAGAACATAGACAGTATCTTCTACAGTTTTTGAAGATGCCCAACACTATTAAATGGATCCAGATGTGAATGAGGATGTAATGTGTTGTAGATTGCTTAGCCTTGGCTGATACATGAGGatatgaagacacacacacactggggtttttatttattttatcaactGATTTCAGTCTTT contains:
- the LOC110532907 gene encoding protein Shroom4; the protein is METVEQLVSFNHIQVQLKGGSPWGFTLKGGLEHGEPLIITKIEDDGKAEQCNKLRVGDELVNINGSALYGSRQEALILIKGSYRILKITVRRRSTPVIRPHSWHLTRLSSSESSPSSTPLPALRADTLPPPPPPAPPSAMQLHPGPYTLPWHSTADTSDLSIQWNQLSRHYSTDHSSSLGSMESLEPPSSQVYYDSQNSPVDPAIFNNKRDYNSPVDPGIFNNKRDYNSQNSTVDPAIFNNKRDYDSQNSPVDPVIFNNKRDYDSQNSPVDPVIFNNKRDSAYSSFSASSNTSDYTVSLRPGEACSMDNILQSLGPGGPTSQGYACGDAPSLGRESGEPQDETRTSALLKSGSLTRPRVRRPEVKERPSSYCYEDERRKGEGEMGGGEGEREVSSPPQPPTRKDSFRATRGCSGVTDVKVQRCIPDPVGIPSLSHCYAEDDDDNLLNIPGVPGNNGYPATSETSKTEGNRNGNRVGNFKGDSLEQYYTLISKKKSSRKDSNSVIQNSHPDPLSPLLPASEISSTSPISSPGPPDTSIDPEPLGEPSHLLPQNKHSSLGLYRHSAPEKLLSQLRLLEFSSDPSDPSDRSSASPSSSQWSHSPFHPTRENLSEDLGSNNAPVQLQQNQGKWGEGAGGGGSRCSSPGLVNIDGVREAREMGLVVGGAAATLLSPIQLQHPWARSLSVPGSEKPSGGCNQGGVSSERVRKTDFGPLSAAASVDSLIEENLRGGGREERRGEREDDDDGEVLMKKPRSHRSSRSRRRSERFATNLRNEIQRKKAQLSKSKGPGGLLYGGETVEEEEGPDLEDLQREEADDLKERCSQERCSEGRYTSSDDSRSAPAPGSLLASTSTPQLYQLSPTPVSALQPLRDEDPEPPEDKDQASDPSRTTQRLIPAMPSCDVGTQVVEEQDPAGLARRWRWTPEHHLQLEMDTDRQGERVTGALGLSGRGRATSSSSSTTTRSSRTEECDVLPFADRCKFFEETSRSMSVWNLPGLTSRRQRPDRHGRQPHPSTLENQGGGYGQGKAQRRYSYQGGIQKESPLSITTMETRRGREKEREREKEGERAKEREREKEREREKEGERAKEEQRLCEEKARLREREREREKEIELARECEREIERQGERERESLSTARDLYNTRTQPQAYQKNQTHSCPHLQAQIEAPHSAFHPVNTPLLQDNQAPHQGYLQYGYTPTEEYPVPSQPLPREQTQLNRKFSLTERDYPRYRRDSCTRPPDCAITVTPHHHHQLGRSGRLSACSVDDPTSSSSSSSLRSRAMSENDLRFDSTYHRASPSVATATPLSELEEGGGVGGVGSARGVATRKKTPPPPRPPPPKWEEFHRRRASHHTLFASSLSSTSSSSVHPLPLSPPEGLCSHSPHTPCPTETSKMTHQRSYSLPPQREELEGCQRCSLSQLQECPFSQATPSPRFTRRTFRPVAPQHRERDTPTHYDNSLPPLPPSDNQARLCNMDDQDRPAVLKPISHRQQRAGAEWERTPSPRVHSVSALPTIENGAISLESYFAMSYEQQQQLQNSRRFRNHPHNNNNNKPELELEPGFSPSSAQSLEQEVDIPMETDIDDFQEEGLPEDEEPIRTELQCFALPVTVLETDIDTLPDQQASPAVRKTAESGSLDGEMEDHGMGTREGLMEELFPQSGEGKAGTERWRGAHRSSNSGKNTDSLDRHSGASSSCSSYYSTSAAKAQLLTQMKDYCSDARDTDHDDQLSYKKQLMESLRKKLGVLREAQRGLQEDIRANTQLGEEVESLVLVVCKPNEVDKFRMFIGDLDKVVSLLLSLSGRLLRVESSLANLDAETGHHERLLLLEKKRQLQVQLSEAQDLKEHVDHREQAVGRVLGRCLSPEQHRDYSHYVKMKAALLVEQRQLEEKIRLGEEQLRGLRESLGLGLGLSMGYGHY